TATTCAGTGTCTGAGCGTTAGTCCTGATAAAACGCGTGCTCAGGATGACTAACAATGAGACGCCTGCACCCTAACATTACCTCTAATACTCCACGGCAACCCCATCCTCCACAGTGGATCTCCATACGACTGGTGCGAGGCAGGGCAAAGATTACCAACAGACTTGCTTTGGCTTCATTGCACTTGGAATTTTGAGCTCAGAGGTTTGTAACTTGTGTCAGAAAGTTGTTGCTTCTCTCCTCGACTGTCATCAGGACTGCGAGTGCTTGAACTTCGTGCTGTCCACGAGTCGTCaggacacatttttgtctccttctgGCAGTCGTTGTTGCCCAGTACAAGTTCCATGTTGTAGCCAAAGCTGGCTAGTTTGACGAAGATCGGAGCTTCTTAGTTTTTCTGCCAAGTTTACGGACTGCTTTCGtaagcagtggcgtaggaagatgttcggcttgggggggggggggcaaactccctgctgacagtgaacggcgttcgcactcgcacattacgtaaaaaaggatgggggggggggtactgcatgCACGCACTCACTAACACAGTGGTAGcaccaggcccgttcttagcccccgcggggcccgaggcaaagggcatgtgcggggccctcacgccacgatcccacggttttagttgggatctaaagtcacttttttcctgaaGAGCgaggggccccttgaagcgcggggccctaggcagatgcctcgtccgcctgcccctaagcacggccctgggtAGCaccacaacacgctgctttattgttaaaaggcaaagcagcaaaaaacaaattaaagaatgactccccggctaacgcattcacaagaaatgtgataaacgttataatcatataaatcatattaatcaaggttggcaagtcagtgtgccaaaaaaactgtgtcttcggtgatttctattaatgaactccattgcaatctcgtccagattaagcagatcaaccctctctttaaatacatgcataatgagacagttattcaagcgcgtttgtgtcatggaacttttcaggtatgtttttgttcgttttaaggcagaaaaactgcgttctgcagttgccgtggtaactgggatagtaagatacagtttcaaaagcttatcgatctcgcttaacatctttctcactaacCCTTCCGGCCAAGAGCAATCCCCCCGTCTCCCATGTTACCTACTGGTCAGCTCTTCCAGTACCTCTATTACAAAATGCACTACCAAACAGTATacctaaacaagaaaacaccaaacccccgtgacagcaaccatcaacattccagctctgcacatatacaccagcgcgcacacacctatgcacacatgcgcgcatgcacaggccacgcagtcacactcggtcacacaccgtgggtgacagcgagtgggtgggggatgttttatgttggtcaaacgaaaaccgccaaagaaaaggcgtcgcattatgggggaggggggagggagacgacactcgatgtactgatgtactgtccggctgctttcttcactcaggcttcaacacagcctgcaattagcatggcaaacaagaccaacggactgtccccgatctgatcgtcagaggtattagggcctccacttgcctcagggcccgcttttgtgacggtgatgaccgtctcctctctacgttcccctacctttcttcagttctttgctctttgtgaggaattacgtctcaaatattggggggggcaaaaggatattcctgacccccccccctgtattttccttggggggggggggctgcccccgctggttcctacgccactgggaCGTACTATACGTTTGCGGTGtgatcatggacgtgtatttagtTCGTGGTGTGATGTCAATCAGGTTCAGGCCAGAGGATCACGAACTCAATACACTCTGGCCTACCTTTCCGCATTAAATCATCCAAATTTCTGAACTGCGAGAAATACCTAATTGCTAATCAATAATAAGTTTCACTCCACGAAGTTACGTGAATCCGTGTTTCACTTTAATCACTCTAATCCTAATGTCTTGGAACTGACTCCCTTTCGTGTAAAGCGTGTAGCTAGCTCTGTTATCCCTGATTTTAACCACTACTGAAAGCTTAGATCTTTACTTTATATGTAactatatattaataaaatattgaaagaaatcAAAGGAGATATAGACAAATCtcgatttctttttattaaataatcGTTTCACTATGTTACGAAacttctgtaaataaaaatcaccAATAGCAACAAAATGACCAATCAACGTTTAGGCTGAAGCTTCGTTAGGTTTCCGGagtgttttccttttctgatcTCTGTGTCCGATAATATTTGAAGGCAAGGTTGGATAGTTTTACTTCATTCTGAAACCCATCATGCCAAAGGGACGTGGTAGAAAAGACAGCGACAGCGATGTGGCATCCGAAGAGCAATCGACTGTGGGGACTTTCGAAACGCTTCGTGATGAGGGAGAACATTTTGTGCACGTCAAGCAGTACCAGAAAGCTATCGAAAGCTTCTCTAaggtaaatgaatgaaaaagcatctgttaaaaatgtcttgttttaaaacatctttaaatgcaaaacattaaaattacaaaGTTTCTCTATACTTAGTATTGTTATAAATGCCACCATAGCCCCCTTTTTGGTTGGATAATAATTACAGAATTTTCAATTATACTTTGTCGAAGATGCAGATGCTCTTTTCTCTAAGATGATCTATCATTTCTGTTCTTATCGTAAAAGAAGAAATCGTAATTTTTCATCAAAGGAGCATTCCCAAAACCCTTCTGCAAATTAGttcattaaatttcaatcatGACTCAGTTAAATTTTTGGTTgcacaatttaaataaatacaaacataactGGATGGTTACTGGCACaattctttgttctctttcatcATACATAGTCATCTGAGACAGAActttacaaaattgttttaaggCATTGGAAATGAAACCTGGAGACAAAACATGTCTTGTCACACGGTCCAAGTGCTATCTGATGCTGGGTAACTCACAAGCAGCACTGGCTGATGCCGAAGCAGCTCTTGATCAAGATGAGGAGGGCAAGAAAGACATTAGGGTAAGTTCAGCTTGGGTTtcagttttgatatttattgCACAGgcatatgtgtatatgtgcattcACACATGTATGTCTTAAAAGTAAAACAGGATGTGATGATGCATTTTGTCTTGAGGACTATCTAAATCTTCACCATTCAAGTGATCCTAACCAGATTTCCAGGTATACTTATTTTATCTATGGAAAGGTTGTAGACCTTGTTTGGAATTTTCCCCAGTGCATCTTTGTTATAATGTTTATGCTACTTTATTGTGTaacttaaaagttttaaaaaaaatcagttcacTGTAAATTCTAGCTAAAATGTTGACATTAATTTTCACATTTCATGACCTCATTAAAATTTCAAAGAGTGCTTTATTATTGACAGCATCAgaacgggagagagagagacaatttttttctgtgtttttgttgaaaGGAAAGATTGGAAGATCAATGGCTGGTAAATTATATTTTCCTATGTAAAAGCATCTGTCTTTTGATTAGTTTATAAAGCAGAGCATgtaattaatgttattttattttctatatttttttcatttgatcatttttaaatattatgtttagttttccttctttgttcagattacagaaaaaagtttatatttgattacatttaaatttcattttatagaaAATGAATAATGGGTATAgctattttttcaattttattttggcaatgatCAGTAAAAGTGCAGTCTTTGAGGTTTATGGTGCACATTTCATATTGCCAAAAGATTTTTGAATTAGTCTGTATCAGatattttttcacacttttttctttccaatgtcaaatgtcttttttcataATGTCGAACTGATGACCTCAGGTCTTTTTCATTTGATGTcaatttataaatgtgtgtaaaacTCTAAATTTCTgcactttattaaaaaaaaatggtaaaggtAATCTATTAACCTTTTAGTCATTGGTAAGTGAAGTGTTGGAAACCACACTTTCCTCAGGGCCAGCTTTTCGAGGGTGGTGCACATCTCCTTTTTTATCCCCAACTCCAACAGCTGGGTGAAGTATGCTGAGTGATACAGGGATTGAACTGCTTTCCTATCCTTTTTGCTTGTGTATCTGTTACTTAAGCCATAGCtataattttaaatgctttcaaaATGCTGTTCTGATTGTTTCggcttgtattttctttttttaggcaTTGTGCATGAAAGCTGAAGCTTTGTACCAGAAAGGTGATTTTGAAACTGCCCTAGTTTACTACCATCGAGGAAACAAACTGAGGCCAGAGCTTCAGGAATTCCGTCTTGGCATTCAGAAATCTCAGGAGGCTATCAACAACAGCATTGGAAGTAAGTACACtatgatgatattattatttaaaggaCTTTATGTCTTATATTATCAACTTGATATATTGAAATCATTTCTGTGGAATGTTTGTTATGTATGCTAAATTCCATGCATGGATTACATGCCTTGACACGTATAAATTTATGGGTTGATTTTCCTTCAGCTGTCCTGGTGACTTAttcttgttcacttttttcctgGTTTCATTAGCACCTGATGCTGTTAACCTGGAAGCATCTGGTGACCTCTCATTCTTTTTCAAACAAGAAGAGGTAAACAAAATCACTATGAATTTCCACATTTATCTTCAAGGTGTAAAGGACATAAGTAATAAACCTAAGATTGAGGTGTACATACAGCCACATATAAACATGCAGACGTATGCATACATACACctatgcatgaacacacactcatgcacttCAAATGAGACAAAATTTAGGAATTCACACCAGACTGAAATCTTGTTCTTGTGTGAAAAGACCAGACTTGATTATGATGCTTCCTTGCATTTGGCAGTATTGTATGAGTGTCAGCCCTAAATAACTATTCCAACTCCTCTGATCTTTTACATCTTTATGtgcacagaaacagaaacagcaacagcagaaagGCTACAGCAAGCCACAGACCCAGAAGagggaagagaagaaggaaCGTGGCAAGCCGCAAGGGACAGGTTCTTCCAAGACCACCAAAGAACTCTTGGGAGAACTTTACAAAGACAGAGCTTACCTAGATAAACTATATGACAGTAAGTATTAGCTGGGCCAAGGAAgaatttatagttttgtttaagagaaagggtgtgtgtgtgttaatttgaTTAATCTTTACAAACACAGATGGTTGctgttttcaataaataaaaattcttctaAAAGATCTGCCAAAACAATGGATTCAATGGCAGTTGGTTTTGGCAATCTTCTGTACAAATGAGCTGAGTGCTCTTAACACAAAATATGACAGGCTATTCAAGAGTGTCAACAGGCTCTAAACTTTGTGAACCTAAGTTGTAAAGGCAGTACTTTTGGCCAGTTTGGGTGTCTTATGGAGGCTGGAAAAAGAAATTCACTTTTCGCTTGTGAAGTTTAACTTCCAGGAATGATAATACTGATATGATACTATGGTTGACGTAGGCAGGAATATTGATGTCAACATCAGCAATAATGGTAATATTGATGTTGGCCACAACAGTAATAATGCTTGTACGGCACAAAATGTCAGCATGAATATGGAATACAGTTTAGGGGAAAGGGTGTAAAATAATAGTATTTTCACCAAGAacatacacacgtgcatgtacacacacacacaaaaagtacaTACATCTTAACCATGGACAACAATGATAATATGGATGTTAATGTTGGTAAGGCCTTTAGTGTTCTTTTTTAATGGGGAAAGGTGGTAATGTTGACTCCAAAACACATGATAGCATTAATCTGAACTGCTAGGATGATGTCTGTTAGGTCAGTGATTTGAAATTTTCAGCGGCTTTCCTTTATATTTTACTTGGGTCTAGGCTGCTGATAATTAAAACACTTTTGGCAAAAATACGACTCACCCcccatcattttgtttgtgaccAATCACAACTTTTTAGACACAACCCTGCTACAACATTCCCATCcctgtacaaaataaatgatcTAGAAGACTGAAGACTGAAAAGGTGTTACAAGTGCACACGAACatcataaaatgttatttgtggTAATATCTCAGTtgttctacctttttttttttttttttttaaccaggtCTGGTTTCTAACAACACAGATACCGATGAGTATATCAAAGGACGTGCAGTTGATGGCTTGGAGTATCTAAACACCCGAGCAGACTTTTGGCGACAGCAAAAACCCATGTATGCTCGTAAGCGTGACCGTCAGAGGAAACAAATGAAGAATGGGAAGGAAAATGATCCCATGGAGTACATCCTTGAGCAGCTAGAGGAGATTGATGAAGGTCAGTTTCATTATCACCAGATGATATCATTACTTTATGGAGTGCACAGCTAACCTGTGACACCTTGAACTGTGAAAAAAACAAGGCTGAACGGGTAACTTTGGGCATCTATTCACTCCACAAGGCAATCATATCCccctttttttaagtttgttttttttcttcagaaatgaTCAGTTTTCTGGGCGTTAGTgtattgatttttgtttttgctgtagggttatgtgtgtgtgagggattGCAAGTGTGCATGTaactgtgtgttttgttgtgtctGTACATCATAATTGTAAAGAGTATTGACCCTTAACGGGAATTGTGCTACATAAgagtactttattattattactgtgtatgataaatcaaaaataaagtatGCTGTAGATGCTTGTTGATGATTCTAGAAGCATTGACAGTGACACTTATAAGTGATACGCTTGACTTTCAGCACAAGCTAAAGGTGAGTATGAAAAGAGCTTGAAGAAGTCTCAGAACACGTTAAAGAAAATAGACAGCTGGGGAAATGACCGTGTCAAGAACAAACCAGCATTAGTGGCCAACCTCTACAGCTGCATGGGAAATGCAAACCTTGAGCTGGGCAAGTTCAAAGAAGCTTTAGAGCATCACAAGAAGGATTTGTCCATTGGCGAGGATGAGTAAGTACATTCTGTCAGCTGTCATGACAGCAGTTTCATCACAAATGATAATATACCATAgcataaaaaaatctgatagtaacaataaaatacattacagatATTGCATTAATATCACATATATATAGCACAAACATCTACATGTTGagaaaaaatacatgaaaaatttAAGTGAAAACAGTGTGTGGACACTGCTTTCACTGGGGGTTGGTCAATTTCAGTGCTGCATGAGCTGATTAATTTGAATAATAATTCAGTGGTCCAATAGAGTCTTGACTGTGGTAAAAGCAACTCTTAGTTGTGGTCAAATTAAACTGGTCAGTAAATGGTTGAATCAACTGATGTCCCTTTCACAGGTATCATTCGTATTAGCAGCAATGAAAcagtcatcattattttttttaatcaccatCACTGCTATGAACAGCAATGtacaagtgagaaaaaaattttacagaCCTATTCTAACATAAACAGGAACTTACCCGaaattatgatttgttattgtttacatgatTTCAACATTCACTTTATGTTCCAGAAATATAGAAGAAGCAGTTTCAAGAGCTCTTGATAATCTTGGTCGAACAAAAGCAAGGATGGGCAAATATGAGGATGCCATAGAAATGTGGGTATAGGCATTACCATGATCAGTTTATATACTTCATGagtaaaatagttttgcttttttgaatTTCTTATGAAtgataaatcacattttaaccttacatttttatttcaaaataaacgaAGAATTCACTTCATTTAAGCAAGGAAATGCTTTCTGTTGTATAGATGGGAAAAGAAAGTTCCTAAGAGCAAGTCCGCTTTAGAACGTACCTGGCTTTACCATGAAATTGGCCGTTGCTATCTGGAACTAGGCCGCTATGGTGATGCAAAAGATTATGGGGAGAAATCGTTCTCTGCAGCCAAAGAAGCTGATGATCATGGCTGGCAGCTTCATGCTTCAGTGTTAGTGGCCCAGGCAGAAGGTCAGCAGAATTAATGTTTCAGTTCTTTCTGGATTTTGCTTTTATCAATATGTCCTTGATGTGTTCCTCATCTTCATACATTTGCTTGAAGGGAACAGATGTGTCTGTCTTGTGTAAGCATGTGCACACCGTTGACACCATACAATGATGTCAAACACGTTTGCCCATttaagtaaaagtaaataatatatgTGCACAATCTATGAGAGGCCTGATTTTGAAGTTTATAATTCATAGAGTATGGCATTTTGATATCTTCAGTGCTTATTTTTTAGATTACACAATTCATGAGACTTTTGAGGTGGATCCAACACCTGAACTTGGCACTTTTACTAAGAAGAAAGCATGATTTTTATAAGTTTGCATGCAACTTCTAGAATGACCTTTTCTATGTCTACTACTGAATCTTTTCCCCGATATACTGTTGCCctaaatcattttaaagaagTAGTCATTATTGTCACATCATTTCTGCAGTGAAGTGCGAGAAACTTGAGGCAGCTGTTGATTCATTTGAACGAGCAAAAGAAATTGCAGAGGAACTCAAGGATCATTCTGCTGAAATGGCCATCAAGAAAGCACTGGAAGAGGTGAAAAGCCGTATTGTCGAGGGTGAAAGATCTAAGACCaaagttgatgatgatgcagatgatgatgataggcGATCAATTAAGTCGGATGGCTCAGGAGGATCacaaaaaagtaagagaatATTGACTGCCTCATATATTAGCCAACATATTATAGTTAACTAGAGGGTACATTGTCAATTCAGATCAAACCTGCCCTTTGGACTTATTTAGgcgttgaaaatatttttagtgcaGAAGTATAGAATCTTGCAATGGACTTTGATCCTTGCTTATACAAGCATAACTTTTAACACCAGCAACACTTGTCCCAAACCTGTAAAAGACTGCAGTCATGTAGTTTCTCTCCTGATGCACTAAATAACCCTTGGCTCTTGCACTTTGAGGAAGACTTAGTGGTAAAAAGGCACAGAGCTGTGAAAGATTCCAGTTTTTCTTTGAATCCTTCTGCAGAGGAAAACTTAAGCGAAGGAGAATGTGAGGGAAATTATGACAGTGCTTATAGTCATAAGATACAGGACAGTGTGTGCATGCTACTGTATGTCTAATAGCGAAGGGTGTCTGTTCTTCCATTTCCATGTTTTCAGTGACCACGGCAGTACctattttgtatgatttttgcggagttgtttacaaaagaaactttcataAAATTGGGGACCCTCAAGATGATAATCTAAGACACGTGGGTATTGGCCCTAACCAAAACATAAGACTGTCGACTAGAAATGAGGATTTTGTGAAAACTGCAAGTCATGAACAGTTCACATCACTTTTCTACACCTTaaaattacacacacattcaaaaattCTAGATTACATAGCCTCTTCTTCCCACTATATAAATTTTTAGCTTTCACACTTTTGAATGCCTTTCCTTTCCAATGCTGCAGTACTTACATATCTTGTTTACACAATACTAATTTTGTTCCTGTCATGCTGCTAGCTAGTTCcacgtaaaacaccaattccccacTCCCCTCATGCTGCTAGAGTTACTTGTTATGACTTGCATCCAATTTGCAGCTATATTCCCCATAATTTCAGTGACTAAAACAAAAGTGTATGCCCTATCTTTTCTGCTGTGGACACTACAACCAAAACCAGCCTTTATTGGCTGTCCACACATAATTTGAGAATCAACATCACAAACTGAAATCATTAGTGAAATGTAGGCTAATATTCTGAAAAGCAATTTTATTATAGATAACGCATCTACATTACTCTTTTCAGTTTACAGTTTTCAAGTTATCTGTTGTATAACTTTTTAAcattaaaactgtatttataaTTCAATTTAAATCACATCacgaatgtttttaaaactgcttACTTTCTACAGAATTTATGCATGTCTGTATCATTCAAGACTGAAATTCAGCATAAACAATATGAATGAACACTATGCAATGTATGAGCAAATAGTACTTTTAGAATTAGacactaatttttttatggtaGATAACAAGTTCCATTGTGCAATCTCCTTCTAAGGACATGGTATAATTAAAACTGGGCatcaaatttgtttctttactggtGGTGACCACTGATATTTATAATAGCTCATGAATTTACTTGTCAGCTCCAGCCGTAACATTACCTGAGGTGAGCaccactgttttctttctttgatgaagATGCTTTCTTTGAAAGCATGTTTAGAGTCTTGTTTCACTGATTTGCTCTCAATGGAGTGATTGCTTGATGGAGTCTAGTGATGACAGACTGCAGTACTTGCTGCAAAGCATCATCACAGCAAACAACCTCCAAAGTGTCCAAGTTAATAATAGCTTGCTTGTCATCCACAATAACCGTCAAGCGATCCCGCTGAAACAGCTTGTCTGTGCACCCTGTGCCGAACATTTCTTCCAAAGTCTCTAGCAGGCACTCCTGGAAGTGTGCTTTATCAATGGCCATTATATCTGGAACATTCTTCGGTGGCACTGGGTCTCGCTCTGCCCGAAGTATGACTGTTACCACAGCATCAGCATACATGTCTGTCACTGGATTGGCCACCCACTCTACAATGGCCATGTGGGGCTGAAGAGTCACAGTGATGGCGTTGAAGACTCGCAGTGTGGTGATACCTGCATTTGTAGTCTGCCAGATGTCCCCTGCTAGCTGGCCAAGATAGAATTTGAGGAGCTGCACGGTGCCGGTGTACCCAACACTAAGACGCTGTGTTACAGTGCTCATGGCCAAATCAGTATAGCTATGCAAGTCGTCGGGAGCCATGAGGTGGAAGTTAAAATTCCGCTTCACAAGGATGCCAGAAATTTTGTGACCTTGCACTGGAGGTTTGGCAGCAAGCTCTCCAACAACTTTTGCCATCTTTTCACCTCGAAAGTGAAGGTGAACAGCTGTGGTGTTGCGTGGATTGTGGACCTCCATTTGATAATCAGGATCATCTTCATATTCCCTAATGAGAGCAGCCTTTAGCCGTGCCATTTCATTGGCTTCACCATGCACAAGGACCACATGTGCAGGTTTCAGGGCTCTTAGAAATTCGCTGGTTTGTTTATAATCAGCATGTGCTGAGAATGAAATATAGTCCACAGAGCATTTTAATGGCAACTTTTGACCACTCATTGTCTGTATCTCACTTGGCTCTGACAGGATGTGTTTTGCTAATGTTCCCTCCACACAGTAACCTGCAATGATGCAGCCATTGCGCTTGTCTGTGCACCATGCTTCAAAGAGTTCACGTGACAAACCTGACTGCATCATTCCTGGACTAGCCAGCACTACAGATGGACCAATGTCTTCAAACTGCTCCATGTTCTTAAGGTTGATTAtatgtttgaaaacaaagggATTGCTGATGGAGATCTGACGACGAATTTTTTCATTCATAGCATTGATGTATGTCTGGTACACAGTCATACACTTTTTTGCAAGCTGTGATGCATAATATATTGGAATGTCATGCAGTTCAGGATGTTGGCTCCAGTATTCATCTAAAATTAGCAGCAACTCCTGAGCTCTGCCAAGAGCAAAGACTGGAATAAGGCACCTTCCACCCCGGTTGACAATATCATGAACAAGGCTTGTAAAGCGGTGCTCTCGTTCCTCGCGATTTTCATGAATGTGTGTTCCATATGTGGACTCAATAATCACAATGTCAGGATGAACATTTGGCAGTTCTGCTGCCATGAGATGCCTATCTTCTTGACGAGAGTAGTCACCGGTGTATAAAATCTTCACTCCAGCAATCTCCATCATGAACATGGCTGCTCCCAACACATGACCTGCTGTGTAGCACCAAAAGCGTACACCATTCACTTCCATTTCCTGATGAAAATTGATGGTTTCTATTTTGCTCATGCTTTTCTCAATGTCGGCATCTGTGTACAACATGTCATCTGTAGAGATGTTGCTGACTTTCACATAATCTGATAACAGCCAGCGATAGATAGCTTTTGTTGCATGTGTCATAAAGCACCTCCCTCTGAACTTTGTTTTCTCCATAAAGTATGGCAGGCCTCCACTGTGGTCCAGGTGAAAATGGCTCACCAGAAGGAGATCTATTTCTTCTGGATCAATCATATCTAGGAATGGCAAAGAAGCCACACCATGCATTCCTGGATGTATCCCACAGTCCAGAAGTATCTTTTTGCCCTTGAACTCAATTAAATGACATGACCGACCCACCTCCTGCCCAGCTCCCAGTGGCCTAATGAGGAGCTCATCACTCTCTTCTGCAGGAACCTGCACTTCTGGTTTGCGTTTGCTTGTCATTCTGTCACTGGTGTCAGCAAAGCGCATATGTTGGAAGTACTGCAAAaaccacaaattaaaaaactcaCCAATACTTTGTTAAATCACTCAACATCTAAAATCAAGCAAAGGTAAAGTCTAACACTATGCAGATATCAGGTCAGATTTAGAAATTTTCAAGAATTATGTCGTGCTAAatcattttctggaaaaaaaattctacaaaatatACATGTTCCTAGAGAgataatttctgtttttctatcACAAAAGATCCAATACATATATCAGCTCGACAtgctataaaatattgttaccttttcactaaaaatatttcatagcatttgaaggatttatttacttaaatcCTTGTACTTGTACTTTTTGTACAGAGACACTCTCATAGATGGAtgtgttaaaaaatactttttttttaacaaacggAAAATAATCCTTCTGACTGGCATTCAGCAAGCATCAGCCAAGCAAGTTTGCACGCTGCTTACAAAATCTAACAGACCTTTCCATAGCAACCGCATGTGCTGCTCGATAAACTGTCATAAGGCGCAGTTCTTTAAAGAgcttaagtattttaaaaatagaaaatagaaatatatgGTTGTTTTGTGCATCTGACAGTAATATGCTGATTAAAATACTTAATAAGCTGAATGTACTGTACCGATGCCAACTACTATtaaatggtgtaaaaatggccGATGTACCCACAATGCAGCGTAAATGACGGAAATGATCGATTCATTTGTTGCCTCTTCAGTTTCATAATTAACGAACATTCTACCTGCTCCTGCGAAGCGAAGCATGAATAATACATCACTATCACTCATTTTTCAATTTGATCATAATCGACTAGACGTTTGTGTACTGTGGTGATATAATCAGTATGTGTACAATCATTTCTTACACAAAACTCCTCTTCTAACGTAAGTTCAAAGACGAACGAAAATATCAACCATATAATTAGTCAATGCAACACTGGACAATATTTGTTTTGGTAATTTGTGCAAAAAACTTGACTTACACTTACAGATGTGCAGACAATGTTGTTTTAGACCATGGA
This is a stretch of genomic DNA from Pomacea canaliculata isolate SZHN2017 linkage group LG3, ASM307304v1, whole genome shotgun sequence. It encodes these proteins:
- the LOC112559367 gene encoding cleavage and polyadenylation specificity factor subunit 3-like, with translation MRFADTSDRMTSKRKPEVQVPAEESDELLIRPLGAGQEVGRSCHLIEFKGKKILLDCGIHPGMHGVASLPFLDMIDPEEIDLLLVSHFHLDHSGGLPYFMEKTKFRGRCFMTHATKAIYRWLLSDYVKVSNISTDDMLYTDADIEKSMSKIETINFHQEMEVNGVRFWCYTAGHVLGAAMFMMEIAGVKILYTGDYSRQEDRHLMAAELPNVHPDIVIIESTYGTHIHENREEREHRFTSLVHDIVNRGGRCLIPVFALGRAQELLLILDEYWSQHPELHDIPIYYASQLAKKCMTVYQTYINAMNEKIRRQISISNPFVFKHIINLKNMEQFEDIGPSVVLASPGMMQSGLSRELFEAWCTDKRNGCIIAGYCVEGTLAKHILSEPSEIQTMSGQKLPLKCSVDYISFSAHADYKQTSEFLRALKPAHVVLVHGEANEMARLKAALIREYEDDPDYQMEVHNPRNTTAVHLHFRGEKMAKVVGELAAKPPVQGHKISGILVKRNFNFHLMAPDDLHSYTDLAMSTVTQRLSVGYTGTVQLLKFYLGQLAGDIWQTTNAGITTLRVFNAITVTLQPHMAIVEWVANPVTDMYADAVVTVILRAERDPVPPKNVPDIMAIDKAHFQECLLETLEEMFGTGCTDKLFQRDRLTVIVDDKQAIINLDTLEVVCCDDALQQVLQSVITRLHQAITPLRANQ